In Treponema primitia ZAS-2, a genomic segment contains:
- a CDS encoding transposase, with translation MEIIEPIFSDVEYYKRMNRFTLRSKKKVNSQWYLCSTVHNIGKCVPEYQKKYG, from the coding sequence ATGGAGATAATAGAACCGATATTTTCAGATGTGGAATATTACAAGAGAATGAATCGGTTTACCCTAAGAAGCAAAAAGAAGGTAAACAGTCAATGGTATCTTTGCAGTACGGTACATAATATAGGTAAATGTGTGCCAGAATATCAGAAGAAATATGGTTAA
- a CDS encoding transposase, giving the protein MQMITGKEEPLKKSLVTGDTGFFSENNLQEAAKWNIELLIPDQQFRRRDPYFDDRKGHKVNRFTADDFTYNKERNIFICPNKKTLIYKGFVKLSRNSGEKYQASPKDCMSCQFLSRCVASLKGKTRMRTLYIPVSKHSENLCDKMRKKIDDPAWREIYSRRMQIIEPVFADITYCKDMDQFTLRTKTKVNIQWLLYCMVHNIAKCIQPLAFRYGI; this is encoded by the coding sequence ATGCAGATGATAACCGGGAAGGAAGAACCGTTAAAAAAATCGCTGGTAACAGGGGATACGGGTTTCTTCTCGGAAAACAATTTACAGGAAGCTGCGAAATGGAATATAGAACTACTAATCCCCGATCAGCAGTTCCGTAGGCGGGACCCTTATTTTGACGATCGGAAAGGCCACAAGGTCAACCGATTTACTGCAGATGATTTTACCTATAACAAAGAAAGAAATATTTTTATTTGTCCTAATAAAAAAACACTCATTTATAAGGGATTTGTTAAACTTAGCCGGAACAGCGGAGAAAAGTACCAGGCATCTCCCAAAGATTGCATGTCTTGCCAGTTTCTTTCCCGGTGTGTTGCTTCCCTCAAAGGTAAAACCCGTATGCGTACCTTATACATCCCGGTCTCGAAACATTCTGAAAATCTTTGTGACAAGATGCGAAAGAAGATAGACGATCCCGCCTGGCGAGAAATCTATTCCAGACGGATGCAGATAATCGAACCTGTTTTTGCAGATATTACTTATTGTAAGGACATGGACCAATTTACACTCCGTACAAAAACAAAAGTAAATATCCAATGGTTGTTATACTGCATGGTGCATAATATTGCCAAATGTATACAGCCATTGGCCTTTAGGTACGGGATATAG
- a CDS encoding EFR1 family ferrodoxin (N-terminal region resembles flavodoxins. C-terminal ferrodoxin region binds two 4Fe-4S clusters.): protein MTKIYYFSGTGNTYWSAKKLAGLIGDAAIFSISREIQQPEICIEADAAVFLFPAYAYGIPGMVSRFLKKADIRADYLAAAVTYGTSQGGALADVRRILAKKTLTLNYAALIPSVENYIPIFGVQEKRVQDKRIAMQTAATAQTAQAIIARESNSISTFRPISKMISALFLFARPLLVRGFRLTAACTACGLCARVCPSGAIRMTVEGPVFQKNCEQCQACLNFCPSRAISYKRLKPDTERYHHPEVTVGEMGGD, encoded by the coding sequence ATGACAAAGATATACTATTTCAGCGGAACCGGCAACACCTACTGGTCGGCAAAAAAACTTGCCGGCCTGATAGGGGATGCCGCTATTTTTTCGATAAGTCGGGAAATACAGCAGCCGGAAATATGTATTGAAGCAGATGCCGCAGTATTCCTGTTCCCCGCCTATGCCTACGGGATACCGGGCATGGTAAGCCGCTTCCTGAAAAAAGCCGATATCCGCGCAGATTATCTGGCAGCTGCAGTGACCTACGGAACCTCCCAGGGCGGCGCCTTAGCCGATGTCCGCCGTATCCTGGCTAAAAAAACCCTGACCTTGAACTACGCCGCGCTCATCCCCAGCGTAGAAAACTACATCCCCATTTTCGGCGTCCAGGAAAAGCGCGTACAGGATAAGCGTATCGCCATGCAGACCGCAGCGACCGCCCAAACAGCTCAAGCGATTATCGCCCGTGAATCCAACAGCATCAGTACCTTCCGGCCAATATCTAAAATGATAAGCGCACTTTTTCTCTTTGCCCGTCCTCTGCTGGTCAGGGGATTCCGCCTGACCGCTGCCTGTACCGCCTGCGGGCTCTGCGCCCGGGTCTGCCCCTCCGGCGCAATCAGGATGACGGTAGAAGGCCCCGTCTTTCAGAAAAACTGCGAACAATGCCAGGCCTGCCTGAACTTCTGTCCAAGCAGAGCAATCAGCTACAAGCGATTGAAACCGGATACGGAGCGGTATCATCACCCGGAAGTGACGGTGGGGGAGATGGGCGGCGATTGA
- a CDS encoding OmpP1/FadL family transporter — translation MKKTLCVLLLLALLVPSVLFAGSLDYLTNQSARWLFSLSRNAATDAADIVNYNPAGTAFLPRGLSLDLSNQTLFKFYSNKDSKFTPGAIAGAGIFGADPFGGVVKKTLEPELLTPAIPNLYGAYNFGDIGPGKLAIYLQAGIPAGGGDLAWGDGTAGSTFALNALRASLWSLPAAQGGPVTTGALQSQEFNASSIYYGVGLGGAYSFLGDLMSLSLGARLVIPQRGFSLKASYGPGYYLSGEYEYSALGVTPIVGVDLRPIDGLTIGLRYEMETDLEFKYNEKKLDGTLATAGKSLLAKSGIVDGTKFNQNLPHLIALGAEYQVNDSLGVSLSGTIYLLSLANLGKTFDSTGTKDGDINDYFDTGWEVALGGSYKITEAIKVGLGVMYTESGAKDKYFNDSHTLLNASASPPLDSISCGLGGSYAFKNGLDLILSFLYSHSLPVDYSVSQYAPAPLNLEVYNVSGTLNKDVLEVGIGVGYKF, via the coding sequence ATGAAAAAGACATTATGCGTATTGTTATTATTGGCCCTATTGGTGCCGTCGGTTCTGTTTGCAGGTAGTTTGGATTACCTGACCAACCAGAGCGCCCGGTGGCTGTTCTCCCTGTCACGGAATGCGGCTACCGATGCGGCGGATATTGTAAACTACAACCCAGCGGGTACCGCTTTCTTGCCCCGGGGCCTGAGCCTCGACCTGAGCAACCAGACCCTGTTCAAGTTTTATAGCAACAAGGATTCAAAATTTACGCCCGGAGCAATAGCTGGAGCCGGTATTTTTGGCGCAGACCCTTTTGGGGGTGTCGTGAAGAAGACCCTTGAGCCGGAGCTTCTGACCCCGGCGATTCCCAATCTCTATGGGGCGTATAATTTTGGCGACATCGGGCCGGGCAAACTGGCGATCTACCTGCAAGCCGGGATTCCCGCAGGCGGCGGGGACCTTGCATGGGGCGATGGTACCGCAGGTTCCACCTTTGCCCTTAATGCACTGAGGGCTTCGCTGTGGTCGTTGCCGGCAGCTCAGGGTGGGCCCGTTACTACTGGCGCCCTCCAGTCCCAAGAGTTTAACGCCTCCAGCATATACTATGGGGTTGGCTTAGGGGGAGCCTATTCTTTCCTGGGCGATTTGATGTCCCTAAGCCTGGGTGCCCGTTTGGTTATACCCCAGCGGGGTTTTTCCCTCAAGGCTTCCTATGGCCCTGGGTACTATCTTAGCGGTGAATATGAATATTCCGCCCTGGGTGTTACGCCCATTGTCGGAGTTGATCTGCGGCCCATTGATGGACTTACCATCGGCCTCAGATACGAAATGGAAACGGATCTTGAATTTAAATACAATGAAAAAAAATTGGACGGAACGCTTGCGACAGCAGGAAAATCACTTCTTGCCAAAAGCGGCATAGTGGACGGTACCAAGTTCAACCAGAACCTTCCCCATCTCATAGCCCTGGGCGCGGAATATCAGGTGAACGACAGTCTTGGCGTTTCCCTTTCGGGGACTATTTACCTGCTTTCCCTTGCCAATCTGGGTAAGACCTTTGATTCGACCGGGACAAAAGACGGGGATATAAATGACTACTTCGATACAGGCTGGGAAGTAGCCCTGGGGGGATCCTATAAAATTACTGAGGCGATTAAGGTAGGATTGGGGGTTATGTACACCGAATCCGGCGCAAAGGACAAATATTTTAACGATTCGCATACCCTGCTGAATGCGAGCGCGAGCCCTCCCCTGGATTCAATTTCCTGCGGCTTGGGCGGCTCCTATGCTTTCAAGAACGGCCTGGATCTGATCCTGTCTTTCCTGTACAGCCACTCTCTGCCGGTGGATTATTCCGTGAGCCAATACGCCCCCGCGCCTCTCAACTTGGAAGTTTACAACGTATCCGGTACTCTCAACAAAGATGTTTTAGAAGTTGGGATTGGGGTAGGGTATAAGTTTTAA
- a CDS encoding IS256 family transposase, protein MAFSKEVLDEILKDYHGPDDFYGPEGIMKQLTKALVERTMEAELTEHLGYEKSDPGEKQISNRRNGKNSKELRTDHGPMPVEVPRDREGTFEPQIVPKHQREFRGFDDKILSMYALGLTTRQIQDHLKDIYAVDVSPELISRVTDEVKELAAEWRGRALEPFYPVVFLDALRVNIRDGAAVVKKSVYLALAIRLDGQKELLGLWIEQNEGAKFWMGIMNELKNRGVQDILFAAVDGLTGFPDAIAAVFPKTEVQLCIVHMVRNSVRFVPYKDRKAVTASLKTIYLAPSAELAAEALDEFSKVWDKKYPMISKSWRSRWNEVIPFFKFPPEIRKAVYTTNAIESVNYTIQKIIKHRQSFPNDEAAVKLIFMGLKNISRKWTMPIRDWGAALNQFAIIYGEDRVPL, encoded by the coding sequence ATGGCCTTTTCAAAAGAAGTCCTGGACGAGATTTTGAAGGACTACCATGGGCCCGATGACTTTTACGGGCCCGAAGGGATCATGAAGCAGCTGACCAAAGCGCTGGTGGAGCGGACGATGGAGGCTGAGCTGACCGAGCATCTTGGGTATGAGAAAAGCGACCCGGGTGAAAAACAAATCTCGAACCGCCGGAATGGCAAAAACAGCAAAGAGCTGAGGACCGACCACGGGCCGATGCCGGTCGAAGTCCCACGTGATCGGGAGGGGACATTCGAGCCTCAAATTGTTCCCAAACACCAGCGGGAGTTTCGGGGGTTCGATGACAAAATCCTTTCGATGTACGCCCTTGGGCTTACTACCCGCCAGATTCAAGATCACCTCAAGGATATCTACGCGGTTGACGTCTCGCCTGAGCTTATCAGCCGGGTAACCGATGAGGTTAAGGAACTGGCAGCCGAATGGCGGGGGCGGGCTCTTGAGCCCTTTTACCCGGTAGTTTTCCTGGATGCGCTGCGGGTCAATATCCGCGATGGGGCTGCGGTAGTCAAGAAATCCGTTTATTTGGCCTTGGCGATACGTTTGGACGGCCAGAAAGAGCTGTTAGGGCTCTGGATTGAGCAGAACGAAGGGGCCAAGTTTTGGATGGGCATTATGAATGAACTCAAAAACCGGGGGGTACAGGACATCCTCTTCGCCGCCGTCGATGGGCTGACCGGTTTTCCCGACGCCATTGCCGCGGTGTTCCCCAAAACCGAGGTCCAGCTTTGCATCGTCCATATGGTCCGAAACTCAGTTCGGTTTGTCCCCTACAAAGACCGGAAGGCGGTGACAGCCAGCCTCAAAACTATTTACCTGGCTCCTTCAGCGGAACTTGCCGCCGAAGCGCTGGACGAGTTCTCAAAAGTGTGGGATAAAAAATACCCGATGATTTCAAAGTCCTGGCGGAGCCGGTGGAACGAGGTCATACCGTTTTTCAAATTCCCACCTGAAATCAGGAAGGCGGTGTATACTACCAATGCCATTGAATCGGTTAATTACACGATTCAAAAAATTATCAAACACCGCCAGTCTTTCCCAAACGATGAGGCTGCGGTGAAATTAATTTTTATGGGCTTGAAAAACATTTCCAGAAAATGGACAATGCCTATACGGGATTGGGGCGCTGCCCTCAATCAATTCGCAATCATTTACGGGGAAGACAGAGTCCCCCTATGA
- a CDS encoding insulinase family protein — MTTILRAGQVLDSGFEILEVVDLTELEAVGIWARHVKSGAEVFHILNDDKENLFGFAFATAPEDSTGVAHILEHSVLCGSEHYPLKDAFLVLAQGSLQTYLNAWTFPDKTVYPASSVNEQDYFNLMAVYGDAVFRPQLSEWTFMQEGWRLAFSPPETDTNTEFPGTGNSKQPSGGGLHITGVVYNEMKGAYSSLDEYAGRWSVRAVLPGTPYAFDSGGDPETIPELTLEGLRDFHRRKYSPANCRIFLAGNISTEKQLSFLNKQFLGSLPVGKAAAPISRTPRWTTPQTITIPSPAGGEQKSTVVLSWLCGDTTDANETIALGALTEILLGHDGSPLTRLLIESGLGEDLAPATGLENESRETLFSAGLRGVDRQNGNTGISEKIEKLIIDALRRLASEGIPKEEIEAALLSMEFSNREIRRSGGPYSLVWMRRALRSWLHLGSPELSREKRPWDSLLFVPAFTELKRRFAEDSRYFEKLIETYLLHNPHRALVSVDPEEGFQEKKDAALAEALTKKEAALSETERRDILEKAEALEKLQSEGESPEALATIPHLSRKDLVPEIEKVPREILDAKGIPTVAHEIFTNGISYLDLAFPLDILESADYPWFPLFSRCVVSLGLPGMDYGAVSSLLARTTGAFYGTLQTGSCLPGFSRSAALPTGTLDLRGRDWLCFRLKALDEKIPESLDLARRIITEADFSDQRRIRDLVLEMKNDTDSSLAPGGHSYAMGRSSRLFSRSHAVEEIWNGISQLETVHTFADTDTAEICKTLIRIRDTLVSRAGLLANITGNAGAIQGAIKGIAETFSSFGAPRPRNSVTAEGTPFFDRLKSDANTPKAEVLSSSSLQVGFAAVTLAGSFLNSPRPGIESVLAHQLSTGALWEEIRMKGGAYGAFAHPDLAEGTFSLSTYRDPSPLRSLEAFPGILEATAKDAPDEEALTKAVIGSFAKETRPRTGAEKGLSDFFRFLYGFEDAHRANKLQSMVSITAEELCAAAKRIAAAAAEQGRGIPTVIAGTVEAEKAAAKLGVEIRKLPV, encoded by the coding sequence ATGACAACAATTCTGCGCGCAGGACAGGTATTGGACAGCGGGTTCGAAATACTGGAAGTAGTTGATCTAACGGAACTGGAAGCTGTCGGTATCTGGGCACGGCACGTGAAAAGCGGCGCCGAAGTGTTCCACATTTTGAATGATGACAAGGAAAACCTTTTCGGTTTTGCCTTTGCCACCGCTCCTGAGGATTCTACCGGGGTCGCCCATATCTTGGAACATTCTGTGCTCTGCGGTTCCGAGCATTACCCCTTAAAGGACGCCTTCCTGGTCTTGGCCCAGGGAAGTCTCCAGACCTACCTCAACGCCTGGACCTTCCCAGACAAAACGGTTTACCCTGCCAGCTCGGTGAATGAACAGGATTACTTTAACCTCATGGCGGTTTACGGGGATGCAGTGTTCCGGCCCCAGCTTTCGGAATGGACCTTCATGCAGGAGGGGTGGCGTTTAGCTTTTTCGCCACCGGAAACAGACACTAACACTGAGTTTCCCGGAACGGGAAACTCAAAGCAACCCTCCGGAGGAGGGTTGCATATTACAGGGGTGGTCTATAACGAGATGAAGGGGGCCTACTCTTCCCTGGACGAGTACGCAGGCCGCTGGTCTGTCAGGGCGGTTTTGCCGGGCACTCCCTACGCCTTTGATTCAGGCGGGGACCCGGAAACGATACCGGAACTCACCCTGGAGGGCCTGCGGGATTTTCACCGCCGCAAATATTCCCCCGCAAACTGCCGTATCTTCCTGGCAGGGAATATCTCCACGGAAAAGCAGCTTAGTTTTCTTAACAAACAGTTCCTCGGCTCTCTTCCGGTGGGGAAAGCGGCGGCCCCCATTTCCAGGACCCCACGGTGGACCACCCCCCAAACCATCACTATCCCTTCCCCTGCGGGGGGTGAACAGAAATCCACCGTGGTCCTCAGCTGGCTCTGCGGGGACACCACGGACGCGAATGAAACTATCGCCCTGGGGGCGCTGACAGAAATACTGCTGGGCCATGACGGGTCCCCCTTGACCCGTCTGCTCATCGAATCCGGGCTCGGGGAGGATCTCGCCCCCGCGACGGGGCTGGAAAACGAATCCCGGGAAACCCTCTTTAGTGCCGGACTGCGAGGGGTGGACCGGCAAAACGGGAACACCGGCATCAGCGAAAAAATAGAGAAACTAATCATAGACGCATTGCGGCGCTTGGCATCGGAGGGAATTCCTAAGGAAGAAATTGAAGCAGCATTGCTGTCCATGGAATTTTCAAACCGGGAGATACGCCGGTCCGGGGGGCCTTACTCCCTGGTGTGGATGCGCCGCGCACTCCGGTCCTGGCTCCACCTCGGTTCTCCGGAACTGTCCCGGGAAAAGCGGCCCTGGGACAGCCTGCTCTTTGTCCCGGCCTTCACCGAGCTAAAACGCCGCTTTGCCGAAGACAGCCGGTACTTTGAAAAACTCATCGAAACTTATTTGCTGCATAATCCCCACCGGGCACTGGTTTCGGTGGACCCCGAGGAAGGGTTTCAGGAAAAGAAGGATGCTGCCCTGGCGGAAGCACTAACAAAAAAAGAGGCGGCCCTTTCAGAAACCGAGCGGCGGGACATACTGGAAAAAGCCGAGGCTCTGGAAAAACTTCAGAGCGAAGGGGAGAGCCCCGAAGCTTTAGCCACCATCCCCCACCTTTCCCGGAAGGACCTGGTCCCGGAAATCGAAAAGGTCCCCCGGGAAATCCTGGATGCAAAGGGCATACCCACAGTAGCCCATGAAATTTTCACCAACGGTATCAGCTACCTGGACCTTGCCTTCCCCCTGGACATTCTGGAAAGCGCCGACTACCCCTGGTTCCCCCTCTTCTCCCGCTGCGTAGTATCCCTGGGCCTGCCGGGGATGGACTACGGCGCGGTTTCCAGCCTTCTGGCCCGTACCACCGGGGCCTTCTACGGTACCCTCCAGACTGGCTCCTGTTTGCCGGGCTTTTCCCGTTCTGCGGCGCTTCCCACAGGAACACTGGATCTGCGCGGTCGTGACTGGCTTTGCTTCCGGCTCAAAGCCCTGGATGAAAAGATACCTGAGTCTCTGGATCTGGCCCGGCGCATCATTACTGAGGCGGATTTTTCCGATCAGCGGCGCATCCGGGACCTGGTCCTGGAAATGAAGAACGATACCGATTCAAGCCTGGCGCCTGGGGGGCACAGCTACGCCATGGGCCGCTCAAGCCGCCTCTTTTCCCGCTCCCATGCGGTGGAGGAAATCTGGAACGGTATTTCCCAGCTTGAGACGGTTCATACCTTTGCCGACACGGATACTGCGGAAATCTGCAAAACCCTCATCCGCATACGGGATACCCTGGTAAGCCGCGCAGGGCTGCTGGCAAATATCACCGGAAACGCCGGTGCCATACAGGGCGCAATAAAGGGCATAGCGGAAACTTTCAGCAGCTTTGGCGCCCCCCGGCCCCGGAACAGTGTTACTGCGGAAGGAACGCCTTTCTTCGATCGGCTCAAAAGTGACGCCAACACCCCAAAGGCAGAAGTCCTGTCCTCTTCTTCCCTTCAGGTAGGTTTTGCTGCAGTAACCCTGGCTGGTTCTTTCCTGAACAGCCCCAGGCCGGGCATAGAATCGGTATTGGCCCACCAACTTTCCACCGGAGCGCTTTGGGAGGAAATACGCATGAAAGGCGGAGCTTATGGGGCCTTTGCCCACCCTGATTTGGCGGAAGGAACTTTTTCCCTTTCCACCTACCGCGACCCAAGCCCACTCCGTTCCTTGGAAGCCTTTCCGGGCATCCTTGAAGCAACGGCAAAGGACGCTCCGGATGAGGAAGCCCTGACCAAGGCGGTGATTGGCAGTTTTGCCAAGGAAACCCGGCCCCGAACCGGCGCCGAAAAAGGACTTTCGGATTTTTTTCGCTTCCTCTATGGCTTTGAGGATGCGCACCGGGCAAACAAGCTGCAATCCATGGTTTCAATCACTGCGGAGGAGCTTTGCGCCGCAGCAAAACGGATCGCCGCTGCCGCTGCTGAACAGGGCCGGGGCATACCTACGGTAATTGCCGGGACTGTAGAGGCGGAGAAAGCGGCGGCCAAACTGGGGGTGGAGATACGGAAGCTGCCGGTGTGA
- a CDS encoding flagellar motor switch protein FliG: protein MAKIKLPVWPELTPQETPEASVPAKGGEKPSAPQKSPASVQKDGKFPPVLPTPAPKSGGKPPISGDGRPAEGAGAKAPLGHGIAAYQSSMKKPEPAAKGNSTRGNPDEPTAGPESRLSLPKNRSPETAPRREPLIPGDGFVKTREQPGSGEVSKPEDNPFLKLPKVLPRSAENKEADPKIRRVAKFLILIGGDEAAGILAKLDMEQVEDISREIASIRGISSEEAAQIFEEFRSLLSSTYGFLGASSGGVEAARRLLYAAFGPEKGNDFLNKALPETKENPFTFMEEFNGEQIALLLKDESPAAAALILSRLPSKLSAQTLINIEPGRKMEIVRRIARQGETYPEVLAQVAGALREKARHIGSAVSKDTITIDGRNTLAAILKQSDISFGDRLLQQLDDEDPELSQELKERIHTLEDVVKADDRPLQEKLRSMPDKDIAMLLKGKTPEFTEKILSNISAQRRLEIREEDRILGPVPRRDVDDAAKAFLSWFRLNREEGRIMLIDDKDVIV from the coding sequence ATGGCAAAAATTAAGTTACCGGTATGGCCGGAACTGACTCCCCAGGAAACGCCGGAAGCTTCTGTGCCTGCTAAGGGCGGTGAAAAACCATCGGCTCCACAAAAATCCCCGGCTTCGGTTCAGAAAGACGGAAAGTTTCCCCCAGTACTTCCAACGCCGGCTCCGAAAAGCGGTGGAAAGCCTCCGATTTCGGGAGACGGAAGGCCTGCTGAAGGGGCAGGAGCCAAGGCGCCCTTGGGTCATGGGATAGCGGCGTATCAGAGCAGCATGAAAAAGCCTGAACCCGCTGCCAAGGGCAACTCCACGAGGGGAAACCCTGATGAACCCACCGCCGGACCTGAAAGCCGCCTATCTTTGCCGAAAAACCGCTCCCCGGAAACCGCGCCGCGCCGCGAGCCTTTGATACCCGGTGATGGGTTTGTGAAGACCCGGGAGCAGCCCGGGAGCGGAGAGGTGTCTAAACCTGAGGACAATCCCTTCTTAAAACTTCCCAAGGTCCTTCCCCGGAGCGCTGAAAACAAGGAAGCGGATCCCAAAATACGCCGGGTTGCCAAGTTCCTCATCCTTATCGGGGGGGACGAGGCGGCGGGGATACTCGCCAAGCTTGATATGGAACAGGTGGAGGATATCTCCCGAGAAATCGCCTCTATCCGGGGTATCTCCTCCGAAGAGGCGGCGCAGATTTTTGAAGAATTCCGTTCCCTCCTGTCGTCCACCTACGGTTTCCTGGGGGCCTCCTCAGGCGGGGTGGAGGCGGCGCGGCGGCTGCTCTATGCGGCCTTCGGGCCCGAGAAGGGCAATGATTTTCTCAACAAGGCCTTGCCTGAAACCAAGGAAAACCCCTTCACTTTTATGGAAGAATTTAACGGGGAACAGATAGCTTTGCTCTTGAAAGATGAATCCCCAGCAGCTGCGGCGCTGATCCTTTCACGGCTGCCTTCCAAACTATCCGCCCAGACTTTGATCAATATTGAGCCGGGGCGGAAGATGGAGATTGTCCGGCGTATTGCCCGGCAGGGGGAAACCTACCCGGAGGTGCTGGCCCAGGTAGCGGGGGCCCTGCGGGAAAAGGCCCGGCATATCGGCAGCGCGGTTTCAAAAGACACTATTACTATCGACGGGAGAAATACCCTGGCAGCGATTTTGAAACAGTCGGACATTTCTTTCGGGGATCGGCTGCTCCAGCAGCTTGATGATGAGGACCCTGAGTTGAGCCAGGAACTCAAGGAACGGATCCATACCCTGGAGGATGTAGTGAAGGCCGACGACCGGCCTCTCCAGGAAAAACTCAGGTCCATGCCGGATAAGGATATTGCCATGCTTCTCAAAGGCAAGACACCGGAATTCACCGAAAAAATACTTTCAAATATATCCGCCCAGCGGCGGCTTGAAATACGGGAGGAGGATCGCATCCTGGGGCCGGTGCCCCGGCGGGATGTGGATGATGCTGCAAAGGCTTTCCTGAGCTGGTTCAGGCTGAACCGCGAAGAAGGGCGGATTATGTTAATCGATGATAAGGATGTGATTGTATGA
- a CDS encoding NAD-dependent epimerase/dehydratase family protein, with translation MSQEIHVVTGATGRTGLALCAELHNRGAYVRALYHRSTQFVPFLKQYADEAVFADIRSPDTLAAAFSGATYVYHLAGIVSIASKIDADIEAVNITGVQNVIDASLSCGVKRLIHTGTVHTLPFSDNTSVLREIPRFDPDAVSGAYAVSKAIGSNLVLDAIKERGLDAVIAMPSGIVGAFELTRSNFGQIVVDVAERRLPVYVTGRYDFVDVKDVVKALADLAKLGVSGESYILSGQTLHVKEMIQAAASAAGVKAPKLCLSLDFIKLFAGFAEQDALRKGKTLTFTPYALKVLGDNCNFSHEKITALTGYAPRPPAEAIKEQVDFYFQVYKKNFQGANIK, from the coding sequence ATGAGCCAAGAAATCCATGTCGTAACCGGCGCCACAGGCCGAACCGGCCTTGCCCTGTGTGCTGAACTCCACAACCGGGGCGCCTACGTGCGGGCCCTGTATCACCGCAGCACACAGTTTGTGCCCTTCCTGAAGCAGTACGCCGATGAAGCTGTCTTTGCCGACATCAGATCCCCTGACACCCTGGCCGCCGCATTTTCGGGGGCCACCTACGTGTATCACCTGGCCGGCATCGTTTCCATTGCCAGTAAAATTGATGCGGACATAGAGGCGGTTAATATCACAGGGGTGCAAAACGTCATTGATGCCAGCCTGAGCTGCGGGGTAAAGCGCCTCATTCACACCGGAACTGTTCACACCCTACCCTTTTCGGACAACACCAGTGTTTTAAGAGAGATCCCCCGGTTTGACCCGGACGCAGTTTCCGGCGCCTATGCGGTAAGTAAGGCGATTGGTTCCAACCTGGTCCTGGATGCGATAAAGGAACGCGGGCTTGACGCAGTAATCGCCATGCCCTCCGGGATAGTCGGCGCCTTTGAATTAACCCGATCCAATTTTGGGCAGATAGTAGTTGATGTGGCAGAACGCCGCCTCCCGGTATACGTTACAGGCCGCTACGATTTTGTGGATGTAAAGGATGTGGTGAAGGCCCTGGCGGACCTGGCAAAGCTGGGCGTTTCCGGCGAAAGCTACATCCTCTCCGGGCAAACCCTGCATGTCAAGGAAATGATCCAAGCCGCCGCTTCTGCCGCCGGGGTAAAGGCGCCAAAACTGTGCCTGTCCCTGGACTTTATAAAACTATTTGCCGGTTTCGCCGAACAGGATGCCCTTCGTAAAGGAAAAACACTAACTTTCACCCCCTATGCCTTGAAAGTTCTGGGGGACAATTGCAATTTTTCCCACGAAAAAATCACCGCCCTCACCGGCTACGCCCCCCGTCCGCCAGCTGAAGCAATAAAAGAGCAGGTTGATTTTTATTTTCAGGTATACAAGAAAAACTTTCAGGGAGCAAATATAAAATAA
- a CDS encoding DUF3783 domain-containing protein: MGNKEKPAVNGDPVVLLHGFDGDALMAVVRAVKSAAGEAGIDPGSIAFTTTTPTNLEWKIKALIREVRKEHEYFQENEGKQSG; the protein is encoded by the coding sequence ATGGGAAATAAGGAAAAACCTGCGGTAAACGGGGATCCGGTAGTATTACTGCACGGGTTTGACGGGGATGCGCTGATGGCTGTGGTCCGGGCGGTGAAGAGCGCTGCGGGAGAAGCGGGGATCGATCCCGGGAGCATCGCCTTTACCACCACCACACCGACCAATCTGGAGTGGAAGATAAAGGCACTGATCCGGGAGGTGCGGAAGGAACACGAGTATTTTCAGGAAAACGAGGGCAAGCAATCGGGGTAA